The following proteins come from a genomic window of Gimesia chilikensis:
- a CDS encoding arylsulfatase produces MISLALRVFCCLVVCISCFESARSAEPDKSKQRPNIILIMCDDMGWSDLGCYGGEVQTPNLDRMAREGLRFTQFYNNAVCWTTRASLVTGLYPRYPRPHLTMNMVTLGEVLKQAGYQTALSGKWHLGRTETTHPVYRGFEDYYGLLDGCCNFFDPYYRDPKYKWGSSGGGYRFFAKNTTRITEFPDDFYTTDAFTDHAIEQIKGYAKTDQPFFLHLCYTAPHYPLHAKPKDIAKYKGRYAAGWEALREERYQRQLKMGLVDPQWKLPERDPESADWEKDKYPRDWQQRRMEVYAAMIDCMDQNIGRLMQTLKQTGVDENTIVMFLSDNGPDASEPGGANPQQEPGPKEYYTTCGPSWAFPQNTPFRRFKTWMHEGGISTPLIVRWPGHVAPASLTRQPAHIIDVMPTCIELAETTYPETYAGHKIIPVEGKSMLPIFQGETRQPHESLFWELRNNQAVRQGKWKLVADRTINRWELYDLEQDRTETNNLASHYPERVAQMKAAWQEWAEMTGVANQKHQRGKQIP; encoded by the coding sequence ATGATTTCTCTAGCTTTGCGTGTCTTTTGTTGTCTTGTGGTCTGTATTTCGTGTTTTGAATCCGCCAGGTCTGCAGAACCTGACAAGTCAAAGCAGCGGCCCAACATCATTCTGATCATGTGTGATGACATGGGCTGGTCGGACCTCGGTTGTTACGGCGGTGAAGTACAGACACCCAACCTGGATCGGATGGCCCGGGAAGGTCTGCGGTTCACCCAGTTCTACAATAACGCGGTCTGCTGGACCACGCGGGCTTCACTGGTGACCGGGCTCTATCCCCGTTATCCCCGACCTCATCTGACAATGAATATGGTGACACTCGGTGAAGTGCTCAAGCAGGCCGGTTATCAGACGGCCCTCAGCGGCAAGTGGCACCTGGGACGTACCGAGACCACGCACCCCGTTTATCGTGGGTTCGAAGACTATTACGGTCTGCTGGATGGCTGCTGCAATTTCTTTGATCCTTATTACCGTGATCCCAAATACAAGTGGGGCAGTTCCGGGGGCGGATACCGCTTCTTCGCAAAAAACACCACGCGGATCACCGAGTTCCCCGATGACTTTTACACGACCGATGCCTTTACCGATCACGCGATCGAACAGATCAAAGGCTACGCGAAAACAGACCAGCCTTTCTTTCTGCATCTCTGTTACACCGCGCCTCACTATCCGTTGCACGCGAAGCCGAAAGACATCGCGAAGTACAAAGGCCGTTATGCCGCAGGCTGGGAAGCGCTGCGGGAAGAACGCTATCAACGACAATTGAAAATGGGGCTCGTCGATCCTCAGTGGAAGCTGCCCGAACGGGATCCGGAGTCCGCTGACTGGGAAAAGGACAAGTACCCCCGCGACTGGCAGCAGCGACGCATGGAAGTCTATGCGGCGATGATTGACTGCATGGACCAGAATATCGGCCGCCTGATGCAGACACTCAAACAGACCGGCGTGGATGAGAATACGATTGTGATGTTCCTGTCGGACAATGGTCCTGATGCCAGCGAGCCGGGAGGTGCGAATCCCCAGCAGGAACCCGGTCCCAAAGAATACTACACGACCTGCGGACCCAGTTGGGCGTTCCCGCAGAACACACCGTTCCGTCGTTTTAAAACCTGGATGCATGAAGGGGGCATTTCGACTCCGCTGATTGTCCGCTGGCCCGGACATGTGGCTCCCGCCAGTCTGACCCGCCAGCCGGCACATATTATCGATGTGATGCCGACCTGCATCGAACTCGCGGAGACAACGTACCCGGAAACCTATGCAGGTCATAAGATTATCCCGGTGGAAGGGAAGAGCATGCTGCCGATTTTCCAGGGAGAGACGCGCCAGCCGCACGAGTCCCTGTTCTGGGAACTGCGCAACAATCAGGCGGTCCGACAGGGGAAATGGAAACTGGTGGCGGATCGAACCATCAATCGCTGGGAGCTGTACGATCTGGAACAGGATCGCACCGAGACCAATAATCTGGCGTCCCACTATCCGGAACGGGTCGCACAGATGAAAGCCGCCTGGCAGGAGTGGGCAGAGATGACCGGTGTGGCGAACCAGAAGCATCAACGAGGCAAGCAGATTCCGTAA
- a CDS encoding lysophospholipid acyltransferase family protein, giving the protein MERVLKILFFALIVRPIVIIILGLNLRGKQNLPVEGPSIVVANHNSHLDALVLMSLYPLSRLHKVRPVAAADYFLKNRYLSWFSKNCLGIIPIQRTGRMRKSELFAGCHEALDRGEILILFPEGSRGNPEELSEIKRGVYHIVHDRSDTRLTPVMMHGLGRALPRGEALLVPFNCDVIIGETIPDAETGEQLVESIKASFLDLQQYCITCRQTGDYSPS; this is encoded by the coding sequence ATGGAGCGGGTACTCAAAATCCTGTTTTTTGCGCTCATCGTCAGACCGATCGTGATTATCATTCTCGGACTGAACTTGCGAGGTAAACAGAACCTGCCTGTCGAGGGTCCGTCGATCGTCGTCGCCAATCATAACAGTCACCTTGATGCCCTGGTGCTGATGAGCCTGTATCCCCTGTCGCGTCTGCATAAGGTGCGTCCCGTAGCGGCCGCCGATTATTTCCTGAAGAATCGCTATCTCTCCTGGTTTTCCAAAAACTGTCTGGGCATCATTCCCATTCAGCGGACCGGACGCATGCGCAAGAGCGAACTGTTCGCGGGCTGTCACGAGGCACTGGATCGGGGCGAGATTCTGATCCTGTTCCCGGAAGGCAGTCGCGGTAATCCCGAAGAATTGAGTGAAATCAAACGAGGCGTCTATCACATCGTGCATGATCGCTCCGATACGAGACTGACCCCCGTAATGATGCACGGACTGGGCCGGGCACTGCCACGGGGTGAAGCGCTGCTGGTCCCCTTTAACTGCGATGTGATCATTGGAGAAACCATTCCCGATGCAGAGACCGGCGAACAACTGGTCGAGTCGATCAAAGCCTCCTTCCTGGACCTGCAGCAGTATTGCATTACATGTCGACAGACAGGTGATTATTCGCCTTCATGA
- a CDS encoding phosphatidate cytidylyltransferase — MWEIPPHSLYAMLVVFGLLVTATTCRLTLKRLKPEKDYTELRQRIQSWWWMIGILFLCLIVSRTTAIILFAFISFLALKEFFSIVPTRQADRRVLFWAYLSIPVQYYLVSIGWYGLFIIFIPVYLFLFLPMRMVLIGETRGFIHSAGIIHWAVMLTVFCLSHIAYLLMLPVKNAEAGGMGLVIFLLFMTQFNDVCQFIWGKLLGRHKIIPKVSPNKTWEGFIGGLLTIALVSGFLGPFLTPLNFRFSLLAGLLISVSGFIGDVVISSIKRDLEIKDSGSLIPGHGGILDRCDSLIFTSPLFFHYLYYMSF, encoded by the coding sequence ATGTGGGAGATCCCTCCGCATTCTCTGTATGCAATGCTGGTCGTCTTCGGTCTGCTGGTCACGGCTACAACCTGTCGACTGACTCTCAAGCGACTCAAGCCGGAAAAGGACTATACCGAACTGCGTCAGCGGATTCAGTCCTGGTGGTGGATGATCGGCATTCTGTTTCTCTGCCTGATTGTGAGTCGCACGACGGCCATCATCCTCTTTGCCTTTATCAGCTTCCTGGCACTCAAAGAGTTCTTTTCGATCGTCCCTACAAGGCAGGCGGATCGGCGTGTGCTGTTCTGGGCCTACCTGTCGATTCCCGTGCAATACTACCTGGTCAGCATCGGCTGGTATGGTCTGTTTATCATCTTTATTCCAGTCTACCTGTTCCTGTTTCTTCCGATGCGGATGGTGCTGATTGGAGAGACGCGCGGCTTCATTCATTCTGCAGGCATCATTCACTGGGCCGTCATGCTGACTGTCTTCTGTCTGAGTCACATCGCCTACCTGCTGATGCTGCCGGTAAAGAACGCTGAAGCCGGCGGCATGGGGCTGGTGATCTTCCTGTTATTCATGACCCAGTTCAATGACGTGTGCCAGTTTATCTGGGGCAAACTGCTGGGACGCCACAAGATTATTCCCAAAGTCAGTCCGAATAAGACCTGGGAAGGGTTCATCGGAGGATTACTGACCATTGCACTGGTTTCCGGTTTTCTGGGACCGTTTCTGACACCGTTGAATTTCCGCTTCAGTCTGCTGGCAGGCCTGCTGATCAGCGTCTCGGGATTTATCGGCGACGTCGTGATCTCATCGATCAAACGTGACCTGGAGATCAAAGACAGCGGTTCGCTGATTCCCGGGCACGGCGGTATCCTGGACCGCTGCGACAGCCTGATTTTCACATCGCCACTGTTTTTTCATTACCTCTATTACATGAGTTTCTGA
- a CDS encoding CDP-alcohol phosphatidyltransferase family protein, which translates to MNDTGTRRPLKVREVKFVVAFARYLSGKQITPNQISVISILFAALAAAGFICFALYAHWWLLILAGLMIQCRLLCNLFDGMVAVEGGKKTNSGELFNDIPDRIADPLILVSAGYAVHMVAYGAELGWCAGLLAVMTAYIRTLSASIGAPVDFKGPMAKQHRMAVLTIACVLTAIETLVWHSDYCLLIALIVIILGAVVTCIRRAVSAYRFLEA; encoded by the coding sequence ATGAATGACACCGGCACCAGACGACCGCTCAAGGTTCGCGAAGTGAAATTCGTTGTCGCGTTCGCGCGTTACCTGAGCGGTAAGCAGATCACCCCCAACCAGATTTCCGTGATCAGCATTCTGTTCGCGGCTCTGGCGGCAGCCGGTTTTATCTGCTTTGCATTGTATGCACACTGGTGGCTGTTAATTCTGGCGGGATTGATGATCCAGTGCCGACTGCTGTGTAACCTCTTCGATGGGATGGTCGCCGTTGAGGGGGGCAAGAAAACGAATTCGGGCGAACTGTTCAACGATATTCCGGACCGGATCGCTGACCCGCTGATCCTGGTTTCAGCCGGTTATGCCGTGCATATGGTCGCCTACGGTGCCGAACTGGGTTGGTGTGCGGGGTTACTGGCTGTGATGACGGCCTACATCCGCACGCTGAGTGCCAGCATCGGGGCGCCCGTCGACTTCAAAGGCCCCATGGCCAAGCAGCATCGCATGGCTGTGCTGACGATCGCCTGTGTGTTGACCGCAATCGAAACGCTGGTCTGGCACTCTGATTACTGCTTATTGATCGCTTTGATCGTGATCATCCTGGGAGCGGTTGTGACGTGCATCCGCCGCGCCGTTTCTGCCTATCGATTTCTGGAGGCCTGA
- a CDS encoding GntP family permease, with protein sequence MELSAWVIVIILAGVTIVVGGVLFFRLHAFLALLAGAICVGVLTPTQQIEETALRKNKFKILEVTPDNQKIVIEIEKAGMLQPGMLLMIMGGEQPGFPLIPIAETEVARVTSEFTKDSQRMIIADLKVRDDSASREIRLDDFAITPANYKAAIKAGQQSVGERVAAGFGSTCAKIGILIALAAIIGMCLLESGAAERIVRSAINFVGEKLAPVAFMASGFLLAIPVFFDTVFYLLIPLGKAMRFRTGKNYLLYVLAIVTGGTMAHSLVPPTPGPLFVAEQLGVDIATMIMGGMIVGSIAAIFGLAYATLINKHCELPFRDSADVTQADLERLSNSQLEDLPSLWLSLAPILLPVIMIAGSTLLKFKSISDQISPEVQDLIMTLGNKNIALGIAAVIALATLVRQKKSSLGELSESIQASLSTGGVIILITAAGGAFGGVLQQTGVSFLIESLPDVSPLMLVTLAFLITTAIRTAQGSSTVAMITTVGILGGIAESATLGFHPVYLALAIGCGSKPLSWMNDSGFWVIGKMSGMTEGETLKFITPMTALMGVVGFIVVLLGVSFFPMA encoded by the coding sequence ATGGAACTAAGCGCTTGGGTGATCGTGATTATTTTAGCCGGGGTGACCATCGTCGTCGGTGGCGTCCTGTTTTTTCGTCTGCATGCCTTCCTCGCATTGCTGGCAGGAGCCATTTGTGTAGGTGTCTTGACGCCCACTCAGCAGATCGAGGAGACGGCCCTCCGGAAAAACAAGTTTAAAATCCTCGAAGTCACTCCCGATAATCAGAAGATTGTCATTGAGATCGAAAAAGCCGGGATGCTGCAGCCCGGCATGCTATTGATGATTATGGGTGGCGAGCAGCCCGGGTTTCCGCTGATCCCGATTGCCGAGACCGAAGTGGCCCGGGTGACCTCCGAGTTTACTAAAGACAGCCAGCGGATGATCATCGCTGACCTCAAAGTTCGGGATGACAGCGCCAGCCGCGAGATTCGCCTCGACGATTTTGCCATCACCCCCGCCAACTATAAGGCGGCCATCAAAGCGGGGCAGCAGTCGGTCGGCGAACGGGTGGCCGCGGGATTCGGATCGACCTGTGCCAAGATCGGCATCCTGATCGCATTAGCCGCCATCATCGGCATGTGCCTGCTCGAGAGCGGCGCCGCCGAGCGAATCGTCCGCTCAGCCATTAATTTTGTAGGTGAGAAGCTGGCTCCCGTTGCTTTCATGGCCAGTGGATTTCTGCTGGCGATTCCCGTCTTCTTCGATACGGTATTTTACCTGTTGATTCCACTCGGTAAAGCGATGCGATTCCGCACCGGTAAAAACTACCTGCTTTACGTGCTGGCGATTGTGACCGGAGGCACGATGGCCCACTCCCTGGTGCCGCCTACTCCCGGACCACTGTTTGTAGCGGAGCAGCTGGGGGTCGACATTGCCACCATGATCATGGGGGGCATGATTGTCGGCAGTATCGCGGCCATCTTCGGTCTGGCTTATGCCACCCTGATCAACAAGCACTGTGAACTCCCCTTTCGCGATTCGGCTGACGTCACACAGGCTGATCTCGAAAGACTTTCCAACAGCCAGCTCGAAGATCTTCCCTCACTCTGGCTGTCACTGGCACCCATCCTGCTGCCGGTGATAATGATTGCCGGGTCCACACTGCTGAAGTTCAAGTCCATCAGCGACCAGATCTCTCCCGAGGTTCAGGACCTGATTATGACGCTGGGAAATAAAAACATCGCACTGGGTATCGCTGCCGTGATCGCCCTGGCGACGCTGGTGCGACAGAAAAAATCTTCGCTGGGCGAACTTTCCGAATCGATTCAGGCCTCCCTCTCTACGGGAGGCGTGATTATTCTGATCACCGCTGCCGGCGGAGCCTTCGGGGGTGTCCTGCAGCAGACAGGCGTCAGCTTTCTGATTGAATCACTGCCCGATGTCTCTCCCCTGATGCTGGTTACGCTGGCCTTTCTGATCACAACGGCAATCCGCACTGCCCAGGGATCGTCGACCGTGGCCATGATTACGACCGTGGGGATTCTGGGCGGGATTGCGGAATCCGCCACGCTCGGTTTTCATCCGGTTTATCTTGCCCTCGCGATTGGCTGCGGTTCCAAGCCCCTTTCCTGGATGAACGACAGCGGTTTCTGGGTCATCGGTAAAATGAGTGGCATGACCGAGGGGGAGACTCTGAAATTCATTACCCCCATGACGGCCCTGATGGGCGTCGTCGGATTCATTGTCGTCCTGCTGGGAGTCTCATTTTTCCCCATGGCCTGA
- a CDS encoding DUF1549 domain-containing protein has protein sequence MMSFSIKRTAQLVSFLLLTLSVPLCHSSTFAATKKQERVSESELAAKVDALIEGELKKSGITPAPLANDEDFLRRVTFDLAGRMPTTSEVLLFGLDSTSDKRRAVIEELLKSDDYGVNWARYWRDVIYLRATDMRARLNEAQFVDWMTTQLNENKSWQEITTDLLTASGDVRENGSTALIFAHEGDPAELAAETSRIFLGIQIQCANCHDHPTDKWKRKDFHELAAFFPRVRVRPVRDSTPRTFEVVSMNQGNQFARRVQMLKNPEFLFRSYDRNRDGKLTQQEVQRTRMARGFEQLISRADTDGDKALTAEELKSLPLPENTQRFMSEYYMPDLNDPTSMGQVIQPVLFVGTKAPEGLDDLERREVLSKFLTSQANPWFSRAIVNRMWSEMLGEGFYMPIDDIGPERSAVYPEVLDALAQGFTASGYDLKWLCRTITNTRAYQRKMQKRSEGQMQTPFAAQLPTRLRGDQIFTAITQVFGVDDLQADPSAGNRRYQRSRSARGQFSSLFTFDPSTSQDEITGDVPQALFMMNSEALNGMLGANRSTKLAQIARDYPENKAAIQKLYLLTLSREPSAKELEICEDYFQQAEQRETALEDLMWSLLNSSEFITKR, from the coding sequence ATGATGAGTTTTTCCATCAAACGCACGGCACAACTTGTGAGTTTTCTCCTACTTACATTGTCGGTCCCATTATGCCACTCTTCGACTTTCGCAGCAACAAAGAAGCAGGAGCGGGTATCCGAATCAGAGCTGGCTGCCAAGGTTGACGCGCTGATCGAAGGGGAGCTGAAGAAATCAGGAATCACCCCGGCCCCCCTGGCCAATGATGAAGATTTCCTCCGCCGGGTTACTTTTGACCTGGCCGGCAGAATGCCCACGACTTCCGAAGTGCTGCTGTTCGGACTGGACTCGACTTCCGACAAACGCCGGGCCGTGATTGAGGAACTGCTCAAGTCGGATGATTACGGGGTGAACTGGGCCCGCTACTGGCGGGATGTGATTTACCTCCGCGCCACCGACATGCGGGCTCGACTGAATGAAGCCCAGTTTGTCGACTGGATGACCACACAGCTGAACGAGAATAAGAGCTGGCAGGAGATCACGACCGATCTACTGACGGCCTCTGGTGACGTACGGGAAAACGGCAGCACGGCGTTGATCTTCGCACATGAAGGGGATCCGGCTGAGCTCGCTGCAGAAACCTCGCGTATTTTTCTGGGAATCCAGATTCAGTGTGCCAACTGTCACGATCACCCGACCGACAAATGGAAACGCAAAGACTTTCACGAATTGGCGGCCTTCTTCCCCCGCGTGCGGGTGCGTCCCGTACGGGATTCCACACCTCGTACGTTCGAAGTGGTATCGATGAACCAGGGCAACCAGTTTGCCCGCCGGGTACAGATGCTGAAAAACCCCGAGTTCCTGTTCCGCTCTTACGACCGTAATCGTGATGGCAAGCTGACACAGCAGGAAGTGCAGCGAACCCGAATGGCTCGCGGCTTCGAACAACTCATTTCCCGTGCTGACACAGACGGCGATAAAGCACTGACTGCGGAGGAACTGAAGAGCCTGCCTCTGCCAGAAAACACGCAGCGTTTCATGAGTGAATATTACATGCCCGACCTGAACGATCCGACGTCGATGGGTCAGGTGATCCAGCCGGTCCTGTTCGTAGGCACCAAAGCCCCCGAGGGCCTGGATGACCTGGAACGTCGCGAAGTGCTCTCGAAGTTTTTAACCTCGCAGGCGAACCCCTGGTTCTCGCGGGCCATCGTGAACCGGATGTGGTCGGAAATGCTGGGCGAAGGATTTTATATGCCCATCGATGATATTGGTCCTGAGCGAAGTGCCGTCTATCCCGAAGTACTCGATGCCCTGGCCCAGGGCTTTACCGCCAGCGGCTATGATCTGAAGTGGCTCTGTCGGACGATTACCAATACCCGGGCGTACCAGCGGAAGATGCAGAAACGGTCTGAAGGACAGATGCAGACACCTTTCGCGGCGCAGCTTCCGACCCGTCTGCGAGGCGATCAGATTTTCACAGCCATCACGCAGGTGTTCGGCGTGGATGATCTGCAGGCCGATCCCAGTGCCGGCAACCGACGCTACCAGCGTAGCCGTTCGGCCCGGGGGCAATTCAGCAGCCTGTTTACATTCGATCCATCCACTTCGCAGGATGAGATCACCGGCGATGTTCCGCAGGCACTGTTCATGATGAATTCCGAAGCCCTCAACGGCATGCTGGGAGCGAATCGATCAACGAAACTCGCCCAGATCGCCCGCGACTACCCCGAGAATAAAGCGGCCATCCAGAAACTGTATCTGCTCACACTCTCACGAGAGCCGAGTGCAAAAGAACTGGAGATCTGCGAGGACTACTTCCAGCAGGCTGAACAACGCGAGACTGCCCTCGAAGACCTGATGTGGAGTCTGCTCAACTCGAGTGAGTTTATCACCAAGCGTTGA
- a CDS encoding DUF1501 domain-containing protein codes for MSLYHQQHVQAGRHGFSRRSFLRNVSLGAMAAGTLSFHDLMSVSAEELRKQGRSMILLWMSGGPSQFETFDPKPGTSSAGDKAPIKTAVSGIEISEEWKETAKVMQEIALIRSMTNKEGNHQRATYQMHTGYIPSGSVKHPSLGSNIVREIGNRELEIPSIVSVGATNGAGFLGVDYEPFNVSNPGSIPNNVAATVPDQRYQKRLGLLGRLDTEFASRGGEVVVKNHSKIYNKASAMVLSPQTKVFDLSEEPDTLRRQYGENNFGKGCLLARRLVEAGSTFIEVRSNGWDNHFDISESITQRSQEVDAGMATLISDLKQRGMLDRTLVVWMGEFGRTPKINARNGRDHYPRVFSAALAGGGVKGGQVIGSSTKDGSAVQDRPVTVTDLFCSICQSLNVNPKKENMSPLGRPMKIVDGGEVVQELFS; via the coding sequence ATGAGTCTTTATCACCAACAGCATGTTCAGGCCGGCCGCCACGGATTTTCTCGACGGAGCTTCTTACGCAACGTTTCCCTGGGTGCCATGGCTGCAGGCACGCTCAGTTTTCACGATCTGATGAGCGTCTCCGCGGAAGAGCTCCGCAAGCAGGGACGTTCGATGATCCTGCTCTGGATGTCAGGCGGGCCCAGCCAGTTTGAAACCTTCGATCCCAAACCGGGAACTTCCAGTGCCGGTGATAAGGCTCCGATTAAAACCGCTGTCTCAGGCATTGAGATTTCCGAAGAGTGGAAAGAGACCGCGAAGGTCATGCAGGAGATCGCCCTGATTCGCTCAATGACCAATAAAGAAGGGAATCACCAGCGTGCGACCTACCAGATGCACACCGGCTACATTCCTTCCGGAAGTGTCAAGCACCCCAGCCTCGGCTCCAATATTGTTCGCGAGATTGGCAACCGGGAACTGGAGATTCCGTCGATTGTTTCGGTTGGTGCGACCAACGGGGCCGGGTTCCTGGGCGTCGATTATGAACCGTTCAACGTCAGCAATCCGGGGAGCATCCCCAACAACGTGGCTGCCACCGTTCCCGATCAGCGGTACCAGAAACGGTTGGGACTACTGGGACGCCTGGATACGGAATTTGCCAGCCGGGGTGGTGAAGTGGTCGTCAAAAACCACAGTAAGATTTATAACAAAGCCTCAGCCATGGTGCTGAGCCCGCAGACGAAAGTCTTCGATCTGAGCGAGGAACCGGATACCCTGCGTCGCCAGTATGGTGAGAACAACTTCGGTAAAGGCTGTCTGCTGGCCCGTCGGCTGGTCGAAGCGGGATCGACATTCATCGAAGTTCGCTCCAACGGCTGGGACAACCACTTCGATATTTCCGAGTCGATCACGCAGCGTTCCCAGGAAGTCGACGCCGGCATGGCGACCCTGATTTCAGATCTGAAACAGCGGGGCATGCTGGATCGTACGCTGGTCGTCTGGATGGGTGAATTCGGGCGTACCCCGAAGATCAATGCCCGTAACGGACGCGACCATTATCCGCGTGTCTTCTCCGCCGCCCTGGCGGGTGGGGGCGTCAAAGGGGGACAGGTCATCGGATCTTCCACCAAAGACGGCTCTGCGGTTCAGGACCGTCCGGTTACCGTGACAGACCTGTTCTGTTCGATCTGCCAGTCGCTGAATGTGAATCCGAAGAAGGAAAACATGAGCCCGCTGGGACGTCCGATGAAAATCGTCGACGGCGGCGAAGTGGTTCAGGAACTGTTTTCCTGA
- a CDS encoding alpha-amylase/4-alpha-glucanotransferase domain-containing protein: MGCRLRLVLVIHNHQPVGNFEGVFEESYQNSYQPFLDVLSEYPDIPFSLHTSGSLMEWMVEAHPEYIDRVRGLAESGQVEILGGPFYEPILAGIPKSDRIGQIKAYTEYLKKLFGTPIRGMWVPERVWEQSFVSDLVDAGMEFTLLDDSHFSAAGVRAEKMHGYYLSEDEGRLLKIFPDNETLRYQIPFTDPVETIHYLKQIADHHPHSVVVFGDDGEKFGAWPGTYDHVYRDGWLRRFLDLLRQNSDWLKVTTLGESVDTVSPMGSCYLPDASYREMNEWALSSERQLELSHLKDKFSEDEEFDRLKPYLRGGFWRNFRVKYSELNEMYSRMLLVSSRLQSLEATGVDAEDLPILHEARTELYRAQCNCPYWHGAFGGLYLPHLRNAIFKHLISADSLLEKINHRDNNWLEVEAADFNLDARKEIRLASHRLVSFLSPAHGGHLYELDIRGAKHNLLATLCRRPEPYHDIIRQAAQEQAQGGQNGDDIGKIHNAVRFKQPGLEQKLQYDNTPRKSLMDHFYQPGVDLDTVINGGGELGDFVEGVYLSSVRRTDDECDVRMSRKGHVGPYEVEVTKTVSLSKSAAGTLVVQYELSNLPTEVPLHFGVEFNFAGMAAGASDRYYYNHMGKQLGQLESKLDLEKLDRIGLVDEWLGLDAALDLSSPASIWTFPIETISQSEGGYELVHQSSVVIPHWEFVADDEGRWSVTITLSLDTSAAQAKALSEAAASGA, translated from the coding sequence ATGGGCTGTCGACTTCGGCTCGTATTAGTCATTCACAACCATCAGCCAGTCGGGAATTTTGAAGGCGTTTTTGAAGAATCCTATCAAAACAGCTATCAGCCATTTCTCGATGTCTTGTCAGAATACCCGGATATCCCCTTTTCACTGCATACCTCAGGCAGCCTGATGGAATGGATGGTGGAAGCCCATCCGGAATACATCGATCGCGTCCGCGGTTTGGCAGAATCCGGGCAGGTGGAAATTCTGGGGGGGCCCTTTTACGAGCCCATCCTGGCCGGGATTCCCAAGTCTGACCGTATCGGCCAGATCAAAGCCTATACCGAATACCTCAAGAAGCTCTTCGGGACACCGATTCGCGGCATGTGGGTTCCGGAACGCGTCTGGGAACAGTCCTTTGTGTCTGACCTGGTCGACGCGGGTATGGAATTTACGCTGCTCGACGATTCGCACTTCAGTGCCGCCGGCGTCCGGGCGGAAAAAATGCACGGCTATTACCTGTCGGAAGACGAAGGTCGCCTGCTGAAAATTTTCCCCGACAACGAAACCCTCCGCTACCAGATTCCCTTTACCGATCCGGTCGAGACGATTCACTACCTGAAACAGATTGCCGACCATCATCCGCATTCGGTGGTCGTCTTTGGTGACGACGGAGAAAAATTCGGCGCCTGGCCCGGGACCTACGATCACGTCTACCGGGACGGCTGGCTGCGACGTTTCCTCGATCTGCTGCGTCAGAACAGTGACTGGCTCAAAGTGACGACCCTGGGCGAATCGGTCGACACCGTTTCCCCCATGGGCAGCTGCTACCTGCCGGACGCCAGCTACCGCGAAATGAACGAGTGGGCGCTCTCTTCCGAGCGGCAACTCGAACTCTCACACCTCAAAGACAAATTCTCAGAAGACGAAGAATTCGATCGTCTCAAACCATACCTGCGGGGAGGCTTCTGGCGTAACTTCCGCGTGAAGTATTCAGAGCTCAACGAAATGTATTCGCGGATGCTGCTGGTCAGTAGTCGTCTGCAGAGTCTGGAAGCCACCGGAGTCGACGCAGAGGACCTGCCAATCCTGCACGAAGCTCGGACCGAACTTTACCGCGCTCAGTGTAACTGCCCTTACTGGCATGGTGCGTTCGGCGGTCTGTATCTGCCTCACCTGCGAAATGCGATCTTCAAGCATCTGATCTCAGCAGATTCACTGCTGGAAAAGATCAATCATCGCGATAACAACTGGCTGGAAGTCGAAGCGGCCGACTTCAACCTGGATGCCCGCAAAGAAATCCGCCTGGCCAGCCATCGCCTGGTGAGCTTCCTCTCACCCGCTCACGGCGGTCACCTGTATGAACTGGATATCCGCGGCGCCAAACACAACCTGCTGGCCACGCTCTGTCGGCGTCCCGAGCCTTACCACGACATTATCCGTCAGGCGGCTCAGGAACAGGCACAGGGCGGTCAGAATGGTGACGACATCGGCAAGATCCATAACGCCGTCCGCTTCAAACAGCCGGGACTCGAACAGAAACTGCAGTACGACAATACACCCCGCAAGTCGCTGATGGATCACTTCTATCAGCCGGGTGTAGACCTCGATACGGTGATCAACGGCGGTGGAGAACTGGGCGACTTCGTCGAAGGCGTCTATCTGAGTTCGGTACGCCGCACGGATGACGAATGCGATGTCCGCATGAGCCGTAAAGGACACGTGGGACCGTATGAAGTCGAAGTCACCAAGACCGTCTCCTTAAGCAAGTCTGCTGCCGGAACGCTGGTCGTCCAGTACGAACTGTCGAACCTGCCCACTGAAGTACCCCTGCATTTCGGCGTCGAATTCAACTTCGCCGGCATGGCTGCGGGCGCCAGTGACCGCTACTACTACAACCACATGGGCAAGCAACTCGGACAGTTGGAATCAAAGCTGGACCTGGAGAAGCTCGATCGCATCGGTCTGGTCGACGAATGGCTTGGACTGGATGCGGCACTCGATTTATCATCGCCCGCCAGCATCTGGACCTTCCCCATCGAAACGATCAGCCAGTCTGAAGGGGGCTACGAACTCGTCCATCAGAGTTCGGTCGTCATCCCGCATTGGGAGTTCGTTGCCGACGATGAAGGACGCTGGTCGGTCACGATCACACTCTCACTGGATACGTCCGCCGCACAGGCCAAGGCACTCAGCGAAGCAGCCGCTTCCGGCGCCTGA